A stretch of Gasterosteus aculeatus chromosome 4, fGasAcu3.hap1.1, whole genome shotgun sequence DNA encodes these proteins:
- the rnf103 gene encoding E3 ubiquitin-protein ligase RNF103, with the protein MWLKLFFLLLYFIVLFMLARIFEAVVWYETGMFATQLVDPVTLSYKKLKTILEGRGLGYSGLAEKKDVSDLVEKSGELTQGELYSAIKKETEQTEAGDASTTYFSGEMHFYELVEDTKDGIWLVQVIAQDRKALLSRANWGKMVQKVSQFGIRTGTFNCSNDYRSCIKRGWQRSTLIMSVPQTSASKGKVMLKEYNGRRIETEHIFRWMTSHVAHRIKTLRQSEQLVEEWRSDPAHPVKMFLFARLSQPPAFFSALSVKFTGRIDFIFVDVRGWNNRSILSEIDVTQNTAYILKMPEGIYRYGNSTGEFLSLAAMDTFLRSIQPEVNDLFVLSLVLINLLAWMDLFITQGATVKRFVVLIRTLGTYNSILLVSWLPVLALLQLPYLETLYGYSLKLLRYTDTTTVASLVRADWTFYSSHPALFLSTYLAHGLLVDYFEKKRRCRMRSQEDSTTNLEWLASLWDWYTSYLLHPIASLHHVPSDHSDWEDDPNFLLERLAFPDLWLRPLIDMDYIEALPTWSFRSVAEETGEGAGGGLDEETDSSHSDTESREKMHSNAQLSLSNSMDGSSSCQPFCCRHGNRGSSSADRALKDGCLCDWSVWPCGMLQCSECVVCLENFVSEELLLGLPCGHAFHQHCIVVWLAAGRHCCPVCRWPSYKKKLQRGAQSPAGRLVQD; encoded by the exons ATGTGGCTGAAGCTATTCTTCTTGCTCCTGTACTTCATAGTGTTGTTTATGCTAGCGAGGATTTTTGAGGCGGTAGTTTGGTATGAGACCGGTATGTTCGCCACTCAGCTGGTGGATCCAGTGACTCTGAGTTATAAGAAGCTGAAGACCATCCTGGAGGGTCGGGGCCTGGGATACTCCGGACTGGCTGAGAAGAAGGATGTCAGCGATCTGGTCGAGAAATCAG GAGAGTTGACACAGGGCGAGCTGTACTCGGCCATCAAGAAAGAGACGGAGCAGACGGAGGCAGGAGATGCCAGCACAACGTACTTCagtggagaaatgcacttctATGAATTAGTGGAGGACACTAAAGATGGGATATGGCTCGTTCAG gtCATCGCCCAAGACCGGAAAGCTCTGCTCAGTCGAGCCAACTGGGGGAAGATGGTGCAGAAAGTGTCTCAGTTTGGGATCAGAACTGGAACCTTCAACTGCTCTAATGACTACAG GTCATGCATCAAGCGCGGCTGGCAGCGCTCCACTCTGATCATGTCTGTTCCTCAGACGTCAGCATCAAAGGGTAAAGTCATGTTAAAAGAATACAACGGCCGACGCATCGAAACGGAGCACATCTTCCGCTGGATGACCTCACACGTGGCTCATCGAATCAAAACCCTGCGTCAATCtgagcagctggtggaggaatgGCGCTCCGACCCGGCCCACCCGGTGAAGATGTTTCTGTTTGCACGTCTATCCCAGCCGCCCGCCTTCTTCTCCGCGCTGTCCGTCAAGTTCACGGGCAGGATTGACTTCATCTTTGTGGATGTGCGTGGCTGGAACAACCGCAGCATCCTGTCAGAGATTGATGTGACACAGAACACCGCCTACATTCTCAAGATGCCAGAGGGCATCTATCGCTATGGCAATAG TACTGGGGAGTTCTTGTCACTGGCTGCCATGGATACTTTCCTGCGTTCCATCCAGCCGGAAGTCAATGATCTGTTTGTCCTCAGTCTGGTCCTGATCAACTTGCTTGCCTGGATGGACCTCTTCATCACgcag GGGGCAACCGTGAAACGATTTGTGGTATTGATCCGAACTCTTGGAACCTACAACTCCATACTGCTGGTGTCCTGGCTTCCTGTTTTG GCTCTGCTTCAGCTGCCCTATCTGGAAACACTGTATGGTTACAGCCTGAAGCTGCTTCGCTATACCGACACCACTACGGTGGCCAGCCTGGTGAGAGCTGATTGGACCTTCTACTCGTCCCACCCAGCTCTCTTTCTTTCCACCTACTTGGCCCACGGCCTGCTGGTCGACTACTTTGAGAAGAAACGCCGCTGTCGCATGAGGAGCCAAGAGGACAGCACCACCAACCTGGAGTGGCTTGCCAGTCTCTGGGACTGGTACACTTCCTATCTGCTCCACCCAATCGCATCGCTGCACCATGTCCCGTCCGACCACTCCGACTGGGAGGATGACCCCAACTTCTTATTAGAGCGTTTGGCTTTCCCCGATCTCTGGCTTCGCCCCTTAATAGACATGGACTATATTGAAGCACTGCCAACCTGGAGCTTCAGGTCGGTTGCTGAGGAAACGGGAGAGGGAGCTGGTGGGGGACTGGATGAAGAGACGGATAGTTCACATTCAGACACGGAAAGCAGGGAGAAGATGCACAGCAACGCACAACTGTCCCTGAGCAACAGCATGGACGGCAGCAGTAGCTGTCAGCCTTTCTGCtgtcgccatggaaacagagGCTCGTCCTCTGCTGACAGGGCCTTGAAGGATGGCTGCCTCTGTGATTGGTCGGTGTGGCCCTGTGGCATGCTGCAGTGCTCCGAGTGCGTTGTGTGTCTGGAGAACTTTGTGagtgaggagctgctgctgggtcTGCCCTGTGGCCACGCCTTCCACCAGCACTGCATCGTGGTGTGGCTGGCAGCAGGCAGACACTGCTGCCCGGTGTGCCGCTGGCCCAGCTacaagaagaagctgcagagagGCGCACAGAGCCCGGCTGGAAGGCTAGTGCAGGACTGA